Proteins found in one Acomys russatus chromosome 31, mAcoRus1.1, whole genome shotgun sequence genomic segment:
- the Rtcb gene encoding RNA-splicing ligase RtcB homolog, translating to MSRSYNDELQFLDKINKNCWRIKKGFVPNMQVEGVFYVNDALEKLMFEELRNACRGGGVGGFLPAMKQIGNVAALPGIVHRSIGLPDVHSGYGFAIGNMAAFDMNDPEAVVSPGGVGFDINCGVRLLRTNLDESDVQPVKEQLAQAMFDHIPVGVGSKGVIPMNAKDLEEALEMGVDWSLREGYAWAEDKEHCEEYGRMLQADPNKVSPRAKKRGLPQLGTLGAGNHYAEIQVVDEIFNEYAAKKMGIDHKGQVCVMIHSGSRGLGHQVATDALVAMEKAMKRDKIIVNDRQLACARIASPEGQDYLKGMAAAGNYAWVNRSSMTFLTRQAFAKVFNTTPDDLDLHVIYDVSHNIAKVEQHVVDGKERTLLVHRKGSTRAFPPHHPLIAVDYQLTGQPVLIGGTMGTCSYVLTGTEQGMTETFGTTCHGAGRALSRAKSRRNLDFQDVLDKLADMGIAIRVASPKLVMEEAPESYKNVTDVVNTCHDAGISKKAIKLRPIAVIKG from the exons ATGAGTCGCAGCTACAACGATGAGCTGCAGTTCTTGGACAAGATCAATAAAAACTGCTGGAGGATCAAGAAGGGCTTTGTGCCCAACATGCAG GTTGAAGGAGTGTTTTATGTGAACGATGCTCTGGAAAAACTCATGTTTGAGGAATTAAGGAATGCCTGTCGAGGTGGTG GTGTTGGTGGCTTCCTGCCAGCCATGAAGCAGATTGGCAATGTGGCGGCGCTGCCTGGCATTGTTCAC CGGTCTATTGGGCTTCCTGATGTGCATTCGGGCTATGGGTTTGCCATAGGGAACATGGCTGCCTTTGATATGAATGACCCTGAAGCAGTGGTGTCCCCAG GTGGTGTCGGATTTGACATTAACTGTGGTGTCCGCTTGCTAAGAACCAATTTAGATGAGAGCGATGTGCAGCCTGTGAAAGAGCAACTTGCCCAAGCTATGTTTGACCACATTCCCGTCGGGGTGGGATCAAAAGGCGTCATCCCAATGAATGCCAA AGACTTAGAGGAAGCACTGGAGATGGGTGTGGACTGGTCCCTGAGAGAAGGCTACGCCTGGGCTGAAGACAAGGAGCACTGTGAGGAGTATGGAAGGATGCTGCAAGCTGACCCCAATAAGGTCTCACCCAGGGCCAAAAAAAGGGGTCTTCCTCAG TTGGGGACCCTGGGAGCAGGAAACCACTATGCAGAAATCCAGGTTGTAGATGAGATTTTCAATGAGTATGCTGCTAAGAAAATGGGCATCGACCATAAGGGACAGGTGTGTGTGATGATCCACAGTGGAAGCAGAGGCTTGGGCCACCAAGTAGCTACAG ATGCGCTGGTAGCTATGGAAAAGGCCATGAAGCGAGACAAGATTATAGTCAATGACAGGCAGTTGGCGTGTGCTCGGATCGCATCCCCAGAGGGGCAAGACTACTTAAAGGGAATGGCTGCGGCTGGGAACTACGCCTGGGTTAACCGCTCCTCTATGACCTTCTTAACCCGTCAG GCTTTTGCCAAAGTCTTCAACACAACCCCTGACGATCTGGACCTGCATGTGATTTACGATGTTTCTCACAATATCGCCAAAGTGGAGCAGCACGTGGTAGACGGGAAGGAGCGGACGCTGCTGGTGCACAGGAAGGGGTCCACCCGCGCTTTCCCTCCTCACCACCCGCTCATAGCTGTTGATTACCAG CTCACTGGACAACCAGTGCTTATTGGTGGCACCATGGGGACCTGTAGTTATGTTCTGACTGGCACTGAACAAGGCATGACTGAGACCTTTGGAACAACCTGTCATGGAGCg GGTCGTGCGCTGTCCCGAGCAAAATCACGCCGTAATTTAGATTTCCAAGATGTCTTAGACAAACTGGCAGATATGGGAATTGCAATTCGTGTTGCTTCACCCAAACTGGTTATGGAAGAG GCTCCAGAGTCCTATAAGAATGTGACAGATGTCGTGAACACCTGCCATGATGCTGGGATCAGCAAGAAGGCCATTAAACTGCGACCAATTGCTGTTATTAAAGGATAG